Proteins from a genomic interval of Sphingobacterium lactis:
- a CDS encoding GNAT family N-acetyltransferase yields the protein MIRFIKTEETLPLRSEVLQQGKAPALCENPEDSKPDSFHLGYFDETGALVSVLTIHQTNHPKLPHTGYRLRGMATAPDARNKGFGKELLLAAIEHIKTQLHGDYLWCIAREVAYPFYDKLGFESMSDEFTYKDPGMHKEMYLPFY from the coding sequence ATGATTAGGTTCATTAAAACAGAGGAAACATTACCCTTACGCAGCGAGGTGCTGCAGCAGGGGAAAGCACCGGCCCTTTGCGAAAATCCGGAGGATAGCAAACCGGACAGCTTCCATTTGGGCTATTTTGACGAGACAGGAGCGCTCGTTTCCGTACTGACCATCCATCAGACCAATCATCCGAAATTACCGCATACAGGCTACCGATTGCGGGGAATGGCAACAGCACCAGACGCCCGAAACAAAGGTTTCGGCAAGGAACTGCTGCTCGCAGCCATCGAACATATCAAAACACAATTGCATGGGGATTACCTTTGGTGCATCGCCCGCGAGGTGGCCTATCCGTTCTACGACAAGCTGGGTTTCGAATCCATGTCTGATGAATTCACGTACAAAGACCCGGGCATGCACAAGGAGATGTACCTGCCATTTTATTAA
- a CDS encoding TIGR02757 family protein: MDLSLKDFLDKKVEEFNRPDFIPHDPISIPHQFSKKQDVEIMGFIASILAWGQRKTIINKCNELIARMDGAPYDFIRNHQEEDLRSLLGFKHRTFNDTDLLYFISFFQYHYRAHDSLEQAFLQVPNPQSFTIEEALNGFKDHFFSLPDYPYRTRKHVSSPLQKSTCKRLNMFLRWMVRKDTKGVDFGIWHTIQPSQLICPCDVHVERVARKFGLIQSEKVNWKTALELTENLRLFDPQDPIKYDFALFGLGVGGEL; encoded by the coding sequence ATGGATTTATCGCTTAAGGATTTCCTGGATAAGAAAGTCGAGGAATTTAACCGACCGGACTTCATCCCACATGACCCAATCAGCATACCCCACCAGTTCAGCAAGAAACAGGATGTGGAGATCATGGGTTTCATTGCCAGCATCCTGGCTTGGGGACAGCGCAAGACCATCATCAATAAGTGCAATGAATTGATCGCCCGAATGGACGGAGCTCCGTATGATTTCATACGAAATCACCAAGAAGAAGATCTGAGAAGCTTACTGGGGTTTAAGCACCGGACATTCAACGATACAGACCTGCTCTATTTCATTTCCTTCTTTCAGTACCATTACCGTGCACATGACAGTCTAGAGCAAGCCTTTTTACAGGTGCCCAATCCGCAATCCTTTACCATTGAGGAGGCGTTGAATGGCTTTAAGGACCATTTCTTTTCCTTACCCGATTACCCGTACAGAACCCGAAAGCACGTGAGTTCACCCCTGCAGAAATCGACCTGCAAACGCTTGAATATGTTCTTGCGCTGGATGGTACGGAAGGATACGAAAGGTGTGGATTTCGGTATTTGGCATACCATTCAGCCCAGTCAATTAATCTGTCCGTGTGATGTGCACGTGGAAAGGGTGGCGAGAAAGTTTGGCCTTATTCAATCCGAAAAAGTGAATTGGAAGACCGCACTGGAGCTCACCGAAAACCTGAGGTTATTCGATCCGCAGGATCCGATCAAATACGACTTTGCGCTGTTCGGATTGGGCGTAGGGGGGGAGTTGTAA